ATTTACCCTTGGACCTCAAAACGACGCCCGAATCCATCCAAATTTAacataacaccttaaaatacacccgTAAACATTTCTTAGGCGTAAGCATAAGCTCCTTGACTAATTTCGGTATTCGTTTTTTAACTTGAACCGAAATTCTGATTTTAAcctgaatcgactcgaaacttaaccaaacttaaaCCATAGCTTAGTAACACCTAACCATACCCTATGCAATCCAAATCAAGCCCTTTAGAACCTTCGGAATAGCCTAGGAGTCTACTGAATTTTTCGGCCCTATTCAAAGGAAACCCTAGCCCCAACAACCTTGCACCCATTCAACTCTAGCTCTTGACCGACCCAACTAGACCCTATCTGACCATGCTGGGACTTTAACCGAACTCCTTAGGACCCATTTTTCCAGCTCTAGCGATCCATGCACTTGCAGCCTATCAACCCTTGCCCTCCAAGACTCATGCCCTTCACGCCTAACGCATACAGCCCCTTCTACTTGCACCAGCCGCCCTTAACCCCTCTAGGACCATCATAATTACCCCTTAAGATGTAATGCTCGATATTTTAtcactgtaatcagacgttaattaattgacataattgagatTTCATGAGCTAACGTAAGACGTAAGAGgagaagccgggcgtcggtgcCAGACAATCAAGATTTGGGACAGAATGtctgcgcccgagcggtagaggACCGCCCGAACGCCAGTGCACCACCAGCTTTGTATTTGGACAGAACTTCTGGTGCCCAAGTGGTAGAAAATGACCGTCCGAGCGCTAGTGTATAATAAGTGAGGGCTTGTACAGAgtgttccgcgctcgagcgataATTTGTAACcacccgagcgccgcctgagaCACAAGAAAAGTACGCCACGTATCTTggccatgcatgatatatacaAAACAATTTTTCCTTCCTTCAgatgaaaaagaaaaggaaCGAAAAAATCTACGGAAAATCCCTACGCCTTTTCATATTTTAGAATTTGATTGCGAAAGATCCGTCTGTCTGATTTTTAATCCGAGTACGGTACCGTGTTCCTCGTAACAAGAGCTTCACAcagacgtaagttttcttatgttttgaaaggatttgaaaatatgatattgaaagaatcagatatgattgatatatgatattcttgatgtattagacatcgtataatcgaaaccggattgaagaacggatactgtatgaaattgttatgattttttcagaattaatttgattgagattagacAGATTTGATATCTTATGTTTAtcgatcgattatgagttgagattggcaTCTATTGATATGTGTATTACTGGGTATATTcagattgtgccgttataccgttgaaacagaattagattgagttctgaatatatccagtattgatttgagtggtaTATGATATTGTACTCCTCAatattgtcattgtcagattgagtattgacaggcttcgaaTTCGAGACATCGACTTCATCAGATCGACAAAAGaaaagtataaatcaatgttaactgataaatcgacttgagtcagattTTACTTGAGTCAGATTTGACTttagtttccctaaaccacatacttgtgtgttattgttttaataccgtTGTATTATTTGATcgtatatgcttattctattgacttATAGAATAGCAGAGAAAAGAAGATAGATTACGAgaacgagtcattggcagaggtgccaagtctgTGGCAGATGTGTCTAGacattggatgtttggtttatatcgatgttgcttaggagtagatcgacttctattgctgaGATTCAATAAAGTATGCCAACGtccgggaaccgggatccctagactagactagatcagagtcgagtcagagatatgagtttgagttataattttatatcatttcatgttttcagatttgatacatgttattgataactgttatatgattttgtatatgtttatatgattgcatgtatacattatttAAACTGAGAATATTATTCTCACCAgggttatccgactgttgttgtgtttgtatgtgtgcatgacaacaggtgggacaggatcggggtcaagacaAGAATGAGAGATTACATTTTAGCATGGAGATTCGGACCAGAAGTAGAATAGGTTTAAGCACTTGATGTTTAATAGTTGAACCctattttgattttaatgtaATTGTATAAGACTTGTGCTTTTATGTTGATATTTGTCTCAGATTGATTTTATTATGTTACGCATTTGTAtaacaaaaaatttagacccagtttatttaattgatccaattattcccaaGAATGATTAAGAAATAAATTCGAGTCCGGGTCCCCATATAAGACTCCTGGACATGGTCCCTAACCGACACACGAGCCGCCCCTTCAAGCAACCAAAGTTTGAAACCCTAGTTCCCCTCAAAACACCAAATTTTGCAACTTCTTCCTTCATGAACCTTAACAGGACTACCTCTTTCATCTTAAGACCCTTAAACCTACTGAAAATCATCCCTTCTAATGGCCCTACCATGGCAATCTTTTTGGGCATGAATAAAGTGAAGAATTATGCAAGAAAAACCATGATTTTCCATGTATGATtcataaaaacaaaattgtAAGTGTATCCTATTTTTCATACAATCATGTATaaatacacataatatgatatgaACGATGAGCAAAAAATATTAAGACGTGCTTTTGAAAAGGTGGCGTCAATTTGACTTGAGAATTAAGTGTGTGATCATGTGTGGCTACTGAGGGAGAGAGTCCTAGTGTTTCttggtgtgtgcgtgtgttttgatTGAAGATTAGTGTTTTAAAACTCAGTCTTTGGTATTAAATAATAAGGTGGAAAGCTTGGCCAAAAACCTCGGCATAATAGGCCCCTTAGATCGTAGGTAAAATATTTAGTTTAGAAAAGTTTTCTTAATATTAGTTGAGTTCCGAAAAAGTCCTTATTTTCGTCAAAAATCGACTGCCGGTTAAAAATACGACTCGTCCcgtaaaaacacctcaaaaagGATCATTTTCGATATTCTCATctaaaatatatcatatattaaataactaaaaataatccttgaataaaaatattttcctttatgGTCCacggtcttcgttcctcgatcgcgtctcAGATAACACTTAAAACACTGTTTTATGTATTCTAatagaaaatcatattttaaacatataaacatgcctaACACATTCAATTAatacaattaaataatttaattagataTTTTTTATGTTTCTTAGATTTACATGCAGATAGATTAGGTTATCGTATTTTGGAACTTACAAATTTTATTTACAATTCACTTTTGAAATACCCGATTCACCGTAATATTATAATTCCAAAAGACACTTCACCAAATTAGTTCTTGAACTTGTACATGATATTTTATATGTATTAATTCACTAACTAGATAGCCactcctatatatatatatatatatatatatatatatatatatatatatatatatatatatatatatatatatatatatatatatatatatatatatatacatatatatgtatgtatattagaATTCACAAACTTCCTACACCATTTTTGGGGCCCAAAGAAGATAGTATATATTCACGTGGATGTTTGGATTGACAAACATTCACGTCGAGTTGCTCCTTTTGACATACACTAGGGTTTCAAAATtaataaacaaatcaaatcaatttttttggcaaaagtaaaatgattaaatccaaggttaacttatatatataattttctaatCATAACTAATAAATTAAGATTCACATTTATAGAGGACGTGGTAGACAAACATCTAACTTTTTATATTGTCAACCAATCAAAGAATTTCGTGACGGTCAAAACtttgataaatataataaataagaaATTAGTGTCATTCCCACGGTGGAACCACATTTTACATGGAGCACCCcaaaactaatttttataatgCAAAAAGTCACCTACTAAGTGAAGGGTATGGTTAGGGTGGTTGAAACTTGAAACTTGAGAATTAtgcaaattaattaaataaaaagctTTTTCCACTTGGTTTGATCGAAAAGGTGCCGATGAATATTTTTGTGGTCTCGttattattgttaattaagtagTACAATATTATAGTACACGGCCACATACGAAGACTTCTCTCAATTAATATAATGACTGAGGACGGACAAATACCCCTTGATAAGATTGTGGGATTGAAGGGCTCAGTCTAattattttttgtaattttttcgcTCGGATCcattaaattaatcaaatattGTTTATTTCTCATTAATATTCTCTTTTATAGATCATGTGATGAATATAAAGCCAATATTATTTATACACATTCAAATCTAtccaataaaaaataaatggatatcattttgaaatattgagtgtcgtttttttttattatcctATCTGAAAGTCGATTTGTTTAACATAAAAGTACTTGTGTGCAGGTATTGTGACACCTATCCATAACACGcaacataatattttaattaaacacacAAATAAAGTTTAATGACTAAAATAAGAAAGAATAAATCATGCACAAGTTTCAACTTGTGTGGTGACTCATGGTAAAATATTCACTAGAAAATTGTAAATAATTTAcaaaaacaatactagtgaaatTATGAAAAACGCGCGATATTACTTAACAAGTCAAGGAAGTAAAGTGCATCCCAAATAAACAATTACAAAAAACACGGATGCAACAATTTTATTGCCGAAACTCGGAGCCACAAATAATCTTCAACCAACACTTCACATGAGTGTTATCTTCGAGTGTCTCCAACACCTCACGGCAACACAGCAAACAACGTGAGTCGATCACACGAAATCTTCAGTGATATAATTCTCTGTTCTTCCTTCGATTCTCGACAACTATCAAAAACAAAAGTCACGCCCACTAGATGTTGTCATGATCTCTTATTTATATCCTCATTTTCCTTAGATTTTATTCCTTTTATAGAGTCCTATACACATAAGAAACCAAGAATTTTATTAGGAAATAAACTATTTTGAATAGTAATATAATATCTAGAGATCTTatcattaatatcaataatatggCAATATTATTGAACAAGAACaatatcaatataaaatctAATTAGTCTAGATTGGGAAAACTccatatttaaatatatcaatATTATCAACAAGGAAAAAGTTAAttaaggaataaaatattcattttaatCTCCCCATTTACGCCTTTCGGGACAAAACATACAAAAATGGTATGATCTTTCCGATATGTGTTATCTTTGCCTGTATAATAAGTGTTATCTCCGACTGTATAATAACTCTCCTTGACTTAGATAGTTATCTCCCCTtgaatgcacatgggctgttcccggtTGGACTGATGcaacacggttatcccattacccattactcatagaacttctccagcccaggaactggagtttttgccttcccaggattagaacccaagacctcctggacttatatagatcttggcatcaattcaaacaagttattgcattattttaaaatagaagTCATTGCATTATTGAATTCAAACAAGTTATTGCATTATGCTCtcatgcaacgtccattattgtcatttgactggacaatggctttgtaccttctcgcacagctggaatccactcgaAGGAATCTATCATCGTCCATAACTGAaggattctaactgatgcttcgaactggtcagtttgaactgatctttcagttgggctggtgaaatcagttgactcgtcagtggaaCTGATTTTACACTCGTTCAGTTACACTGATCAgttgggtttcttcatcagttgaacactctttCGGCTGGCtaggcttctgaggttttcctACTGAATTACTtatcaactggtcaatcagctgtactgctcaaatgacgtagccagttgaactgattcattttgagcgatcagttgggtcttcagttttgcgatgtaaacaactcgtaggtgatcctagatgctgcacagctaaggtagatcattagtaacacaattaacaagttttgttaccatcatcaaaatcaaaattacgaacttgaaaagttccaacaattacctatttatatttttatgtattaaataATCTAAAAAGTGCAACTTTAatgtacatttttttttttgagattttgGTCTTTTGTAGTTTTCAACTTTCAATTATAGTTCTATATCTTTGGATTTGTtagaattttaatatttttcatcaaaagAGTTGGTGACACTATACATGTGTCAGCATCACATCCGAATATATTTGTTAGATTTCAAtgagatatatttgaatataaaatGGAATAAACTCTCGTGCATTCTGAATTTTTGTCGGCCAAAGTTTATTTGGGCTTGAATATGAGAGGTAAAGAGCATAACATACTTACAAGGTGTTTCCCTCGAAACAGATTTAGCTTCAGCTGGTTTGGTTCTGGATGTTGACGCACTCATGTTGCCAACATTCTGGGCAACACCAGGCTTAAGCTAGAGAAGATCAACCTTCCGGTTTCCCTTGAAATATGCAGGTGCAATCTTCAGTTggtcacctgcatcattcaattCATCATCTATGTCCTTGAAGAATCCTTGGTATTCCAAAATCCCATAGATCAAAGATGGAAAAGGTAGATTGGTGGCTTTGAATCCTCCATCTGCAAATTGTAGAACTATATTAAACACCATCTTACCAAAATTGAAGGTGGTACTACCAGTACCAATCATGTAAAGAACATCGGTATTTGGTTTAGTAACCATTGTGGTGTGGGTTGAGGGAGTCCAATTCCTGACTACAGTCTTATGAAAAACAGTTATGCAAAACGGAATAAAATGAAGTTAAAATAGCCGCAGACAACTTTTTGGGATGATCTGCGAAAACGTTGATTAATCCGCTAGTGAGAAAATCAACAATGACATTGAAATCAGGTGTAACTTCCTCATCTTCTTTTCCAGTAGAGGTGTTAAAGAAAGAATTTATCACCTCGGGATTAAAGCTGAAAATCCTATCTTGGACAAACACCCTACCAAGCTTCACACGCGGCATCAACAGTCACTGATGATTACCCTTTATCTGAACATGAGGTAAGGGAGAGTCCTAGATTTCTCATTCTAGATCTTTCATCTTTAACACTGGATAGGAGATTGCAGTAAAATTTCAGAACATGTCTTCTGGAATATGGAGCCACAGTGCTCACAGTAGTAAACATTCACCGATCTTTGAAGAAAACAGTCAAATTTTGCTATCCATAAGCCTCCACATCAATATTTTTTCTTCAATAAATTTCCCATTGATGTACATTGACCACAAAGCTAAAGTAGCTTGATAGTAGAACTTTGTTGAGAAGGGCTTACTCACATCATAGTCCACAGAGTCAATGTTGCCTTCGATATTGACAACATTAGTCGACAACAACATCAACAACATCATCACTTAGAAACTCACTCTCATCACCATAGTATCTTCTCAGTCATCATCAACAGGATGTTTCTCATATTCAAAGTCCGATTCAAAAGAGGAACTGTCAGAAGAATCAGGGTGGTTTTCATCAAATTCTTGTAGCATCTCCTCATCAGGTTCATCATCATCAAAGGTGATTCTGTTTGCCGATTTTCCTTCTTTTAGATGAGAAAGAAACTTAGCTAATAGTTGTTCATTGTTAGTATTATCAGTATGATCACTAAGTCCTAGAACATCCTTTGGTTCTTCCAGAGAAGATGATTGAACAATAACAATAGATGAAGTTATATTCTTCGCTGCAACAACAGATTTTGCTCTGACGACCAACTCAAAATCTTCATCATCAGAGTCAGCTCCAGACGAGAAATCAGGATCCAAAATATTTGTAGTAGAGGAGGAAGCTCAGAACTTCTTGAAAGGGACGAAATCAAGGGCATACCCCACCTGTTTCTTTGATCGTCTTGGTCACGGAGGAGAAGGGAAGAAACGATTCATCTCTTCAAAATTCGGTGGATTGTCAATATCTATTGCTTTACCCAGTTCTCCAGGGAGTTTCCAAGATGAATTGGGTTCTCGGTGACCGCGACTATCtgataaatatttttagtaggaGATTTTGTAGGCAGTGTTGTCACACGGGGTGGAACACCAGAACTAGCAGCCATTTCACTTTGAATAACCAGAGGGTCGTATCCAGTTTCTGCCATTTGAAAAATTTAAGAGAAAATGATAGATGATACCAacaatcaaacaagatttcgcATAGGGAGAGAAATGAGAGCAAATAAAGTCTGAGAGGAAAAAAAATTAGCAGTGATAAATTGAGTATTCAACGGTAAAAACATATATGCTCTTACTCCCAACGGTAACAACACTCTTGTAGATATAGCCCTTCAGCTCCTAACAAGATGcacaatttttaataataataactatCTCACGAAATAGACACAATTCCATAATCACAATTTACTCCATCATCCAACGATATATTAAATCAGAATGGTGCAATCTTAAATGTGTTTTGTTTGAAAGTGTTGTATTggatttttttgaaatatcaatagcACTTGAGTTATCATAGTAAAAAATCAAGGTCTCACTATGCAAAACCATAATCTTCAATGATTTGGTTCATCCACAAAAGTTGTGAACAATAACTATACGCTGCATCGTATTCAGATTCAGCAGTAGACGAAGACATACAGTTTTGTTTTCTACTGTACCATGACACCAGATTATTTCCTAGGTAGAAACAACCTCCACTTGTACTCTTCAAATCATCTAGGTCACCAGCCAGTCAGCGTCAAAAATCCCACAAATTggtatttgtttctttggtgtaCCACAAACCTAGTTCAATAGTCTCTACAATATTTCAGAATTCGCTTGACGACCTTTAGATGAGCGATCTTAGGATTAGATTTATATCTAGCAGATAAACATACAATGAACATTATATCAGGGTGACTAGCACTTAAGTAGAGAAGAATACCAATGATGTTGCGGTAAAgagtgttgtcaacaccttcAGAAACATCATCTCAAAGGCAATTTTATTCCTTGTATAAAGTCCTATGTATATTAGAAACGAAGAATTTCATTAGCAAATAAACCCTTTTGAATAGTAATATGATATCTAAAGATCTTATCATTAATATCAGTAATATCACGATATTATTTAACAaggaaaatataaatataaaatctaATTAGTCTAGATAGGCAAAACTCCATATTTCAATATATTGATATCATCAACAaggaaaaaattaattaaggaataaaatattcctttcacTCTCTTGGTtttgtttaaatttattttaatgcgtGTAATATAAGTTTATTCTCTCTACATGATCTATGAATGACATAACTTTGGCTCGATATTCTTGCAGCACTCTTGCTCGAAAGTGTTGAAGAATTTCGTCCCTCCTTTAACAGTTGGTGCAGCTCGAAAATTCTGAAGTTTTTGGAGTGACTTTAGTGTTATTTTTCAATAAACCAATGCCTGTATTTATAAGCTTCCAAGAGTAAGCTAGAAATGGTGCATTTCCTCCCAATAGCCATAAACTTAGTTTTTGTATATAGGCAATAATCAGCCTTCAAGAGGCTGTTAAAATCTGATGGCAACATGTGTCAAAATGCCATTTCAAATTTCAATTATGGACATGTGTacattttgaattattttgaggccaaatttttttatttttcatcttAAGATTGAAAATTGATAACAATATAAAGATAATTTATAAGATAATATAGCAGTCTTCTGAAGTCAACATCAATCTATTAACTCATGCAATCAAGTTCCACATTATCaatctttgttttttttaatagatGAGCCAcgtacaaaaaatatatatatttttacagAAGTCgtatatattatttatgtatttattaaAAAGAAATGCTTCCATTCCCCTAGCTGCATTAATATATTACTGTCTAATAATTTTGCTATGATTAATAATTTCACTTCCTAATTAACGTTATCCCACATGCTTCGGGTACCTTTTTCACATTCAAAGATTGCTTAAAAACAATCACATCtaacaaaatatatttaaaaaatttaatcagTCATCCACCATTACTCGTAATAATTTAAACGCCTAAATGAACTTGGACGCACACGCACAGCACTCACTCTGTAGCCATTATAAATACACCCTTTCTGCGACTTTTTCCCAACAACCATTTCACAAGATCACttcttaaaaaaacaaaaaaaagcaAGATCTCTCGAATGGGTGGAAACTCCCCGTGTGCGTCGTGCAAGTTGCTGAGGCGGCGCTGCGCCAAGGATTGTGTATTTGCACCGTACTTCCAGTCCGATGACCCTCACAAGTTCGCCATCGTTCACAAGGTTTTTGGTGCCAGCAATGTTAGCAAGATGCTGCAGGtacatcttttttttttggtgccAGCAATGTTTTCATACTGCTTTCGTCGTATCCGCAACTTCGAGATCATTCATTACCTGGGATGAATCTAGTTAGTGGATAGTCCACACATGGTGTGCTTCACTTGGTGTAGCATAACAGTAACCGGTCACACCATCTGAATGCGGAAAAAATATGAAGTTTTTCCCCAAATCCTGACACTGTACCTACAACAATTTTTAGTACAGAAGAACCTGAATAACCAATTCGACATCAAAACCCTTTAAGGGACTACGGTATATGCAAATCAATATTCTTaatcataaaaacaaaaatttgttttACATCTTCTCGTATGCATTTACTTGACTTAATTAACAAACATTAACAATATCACCATCATCCTGGCAGGAACTTCAAGTTCATCAAAGAGCGGACGCAGTGAGCAGCCTCGTCTATGAAGCAAACGCTAGGGTTCGGGATCCGGTCTATGGCTGCGTAGGCGCGATATCTTACCTTCAAAACCAAGTTTCTCAGCTCCAAATGCAGCTAGCCATGGCTCAAGCCGAGATACTTTGCATTCAAATGCAGCAACAAGATCAGCCGAATAATTTTCCGAATATCAATCCGCTACTTGTTGAGGCAGATGATAAATCATTCTTGTTCCAAAATAACTATAACCATCTGCCTCAGTTTCTCAACTTTAACTCTTCCAATAATGATAGctatagcaatagcaataaTGCCTTATACGAGTCTCTCAAGAAAGAGTCCTACGTTGGGCATGACATGGTTTCTC
This is a stretch of genomic DNA from Primulina eburnea isolate SZY01 chromosome 11, ASM2296580v1, whole genome shotgun sequence. It encodes these proteins:
- the LOC140804782 gene encoding LOB domain-containing protein 12-like, with amino-acid sequence MGGNSPCASCKLLRRRCAKDCVFAPYFQSDDPHKFAIVHKVFGASNVSKMLQELQVHQRADAVSSLVYEANARVRDPVYGCVGAISYLQNQVSQLQMQLAMAQAEILCIQMQQQDQPNNFPNINPLLVEADDKSFLFQNNYNHLPQFLNFNSSNNDSYSNSNNALYESLKKESYVGHDMVSRI